From the genome of Procambarus clarkii isolate CNS0578487 chromosome 78, FALCON_Pclarkii_2.0, whole genome shotgun sequence:
agagagagagagagagagagagagagagagagagagagagagaatggagggagagatatggggagaaagagagagagacatcaaCATTGTTTACAATAGAAATATCAACCTTGGTAAATTAAAGATACAACTGATAGTCTTTCATATTTATATTGACGAGACAGCCCACATGATAATGACTCCTACCATAAGGTGAAACTTAAGATGAGTGACAATGGATGGAACTCTGGCGAGTGTCTATGGGTCCAGCGCGGGCACTCAGTGCCCATAGAATCTTGGCCAATCTACTTTCCATAGCCATACCCTCCATAGTGACCGCCACcgtacaagccgccaccgccgaaGCCGCCATGGCCGAAACCACCGCCGTAACCGCCACCAAAGCCGCCTCCGtagccgccgccaaagccgccaccgtagccgccgccaaagccgccgccGTAGCCGCCGCCGTAGCCGCCGCCGTAGCCGCCGCCGTAGCCGCCGTAGCCGCCGTAGACCGGGTAGTGGACCGGAATCACTTTCACAGGAGCGTAGGCAAAGCCGCCTCCGCCAAAGCCGCCCTTCTTAAACTTGTGAGGGGCGGGGCTGGCGAGGACGGCGGACAcccccagcaggagcaccagcaggAACGGCGTCTACAGGAGGAACAACAACACCATCTTACACCATATTCTACAGCACGGTGGAACACTCACACACTACATGGAACTGACTCACACATTCAAGGAAAAACTCTCACTTCATTAATGCTAGATTTGCTTTCTTTCTATCACACATTTACCTGTAAAATAACTTAAAGGTGAAACTTTGCTCtaaaaaaaatgtaatattaagaTCCCCAGGAACAAGGCACTACTGATATCTATCGTTAGGAATCGTTCGACGATTTTCAGTACTGAGTCACTGCAAGTAACAATTATCACTCTCAAGTCACAGTCAAGCAACAATTATCACTGTCCAATCAACAGTCAAATAATAATGAACACTATTGAGTCAACAGCCATACGTATCACTAAATAAAGCCCAGTCGACATTATCATACAACTTAAAACTTGATACGACCAGCAAAACTGGAAAACTAAGCTGACGTCTCAATATAACTGCTATTCACACGTCTTAACTTACAAGCTTCATCTCGAAGGattggtctggttgtgtgtgtcgggtgtgtgCTTGGgctggtatatatatgtatacatgcccccatcccccatcccccattCCCCCCTCCTAGCCGGGGTCGTAGTCTGTAGTTGACTCCGGGTAGGGAGCGAAGGACCGCCCTCTCCAGCTGGCCTTGACAGAAACAGGTCTTGACCAATTTCCTAGTTGATTGGCCACTGGACAAAACTAGATCCACCCTCGGAAATTCTCACCAAATCATTACCTAAGAGAGACGATCACCCCAAGCTGACCTAATAACTCCGTCATTACATCAGAAAGTTGTTAAATAAAAATCTTATTGAAATCGAaacatttttaataataataataatattattattattattgagaaaatccgttGAAGctgtgaagaggattcgaacctatgctctgagTATTTCCAGGCACACACGCCCCAGGCAAATATAggcccacgacatggtaaaaggattACAACCTGGAGTTTTATTGAACACCcttgtgtgttcagtagaactccaggttgcaatccttatacCATGTCATTGTGTAATCGCTAGAGCGTGTGAGAACTCCCACCGCATTGGTTCGAATCCTCACCAAGGCTCATATGGATTTTTTCATCGATACAGACATTAGAGTGAATActctgtgtaataataataataatattattattattattattgttatgtttAAAAGAGCATAAAATTCTCCATTGCATAAAAATGCGTAAAAAACGTTTAATGAAGTTAAAACTGCTTTTTATGCTCCTAAAAGGAGCATAAAGGAGCATTTTTATGCTCTTAAAGGTGCATAAAAATACTCTCATAAAAAGAGAGTAACTAAGTCTGTTGAGTTAATATTATTCTTGTTTTCTTCCATCTCTCCTCCGCTTCCTTCCTCTACCATCCCCCTCCCTGATCTGTCTGACATGAGAAAACGTGTACAGATGGAGAAGGATCTAATCAGGCCCCAAGGAATTAAATGAGTAAATCCCTACAGCTCTTAAGATGAAGGCGTTTACCTGTGTCACCCTCATCCAAATGTCTACAGTGATCAGCAAGACATCAACAGAGCAATATTGAGTCATATCTATTCTCTCAGTAGTTAAGAAGTTCTGAAACAATTACTAAAAACGTGAAAACAGTTTTTTTTTCTATTCTAGAGATAACCTACGTGTTTCCTAGCCTAGGATACATGTGTCCTCGACTTGGATACGTGTTTTACATCCAAGAATACATATGCCTTACTCATGAATACATGTCAGTTGTGTGAATAAAGACTGAGAAACTCACATTATATTAAACGACAAAGAATTATATTGGAAttgataaaaaatatgaaaatcccTCCCGCACTCTATTTATATCTCGCTTTTAGTTgataaagtaatatatatatatatatatatatatatatatatatatataatttggttAGGTATAAATAGCAACTATCTTTCATGGGTCAATAGCCTTTCTGCAGCTACATGTATTATTTTGTAATGGTCTTATGTGAAGGATTTTGTAGATAAAGACGCCAGCAAATTTTGACGTTTGaagattcaagttcaagtacgtttattgaaacAATAAAATTCatttcaaaaggatagagtatctcaggctatttctaccctccacaGACATCTGTGGACAGTCGAGCAAACGTCAAAGAGATTATCTAACGCACTGCAACTCACAAATTAGTTCCTTCGCCGAGAAATTGCTAACATTCCTGTCCACTATCTTGCCacaattattaaacaaaattCTGAGGGTTTTTTCCTATGTTATTTTATctatgagaagacattaccattactaaaataataataataataataaacaatactCCTCTCACATACTGGTATATTTTTCCCAGAATGATGAGTGTAAGAGTTAAAGTAAGAATGAAAGTACTCTCAGACTTCCTGTGGGCGTCAGGCGTGAAGGTCTGGCACCAAGCCTGACCATTTCCTCTCCATATCCTTGTAACAGTGATTATGCAACATCTACACTCGCCCTCCTCCGTTGTATCACTGTCTATGCAACACTGCAACTGCCATTCAAACACTGAAACTGCTATTCCAACGCTGCCGCTATCACTGAAGCACCGCCACTTGCGTTGCTAGTCTAACCCTTGAGTGGCAGATATGGCACCATAACTTAAATTCTGGCACTACCATTCCAGTCCAGCTACGGTCACTGCACCACTGGCACTCTCATTGCACCACTGACCCCTGATATTGCACCACTGCAACACTGACCCTGTCATTGCAACACTTACACTTGCAGTGTCAATATATGAACTTCATGCAACAGAGGCAGATTaatgttcaagtaagtttattgcagTAACAAAATACAACCCAAAGGACAGTGCAATGCAGAAAAATAGACGGGTtaggaaggcggggtccaagagctaagaacaCGATTCTGcaggaacaaataataaatacatgcaTACGCACATCTTTCGCTCTTTCATCTTTTTCTCATGTATCCCTCTTTTTCTCATTTATCCTTCTTACTCTCTCTCATTActatcttttttctctctctctctctccgttcaCGTCTttgtggaaagaataattagccgCCTCAGTTGATGGGTGTGTCTTTTCTCTTGTGAAAATCAGCTCTGTATACATAATATGAATTCGGGGGAAGAGAGTGCCATTACTAGAAATGAAGCAGTCACAGCTGATGGGAGCACAAACAtcagaggaacacacacacacatgtggcaaCTGAGCCGGTTTTCATCTACACACATACGACTGTTACTACCACTGGGATGGTGTGTTCCATCACATATGACTTTCTACCGGGCTGGTATATGCCTGCTACTGCCAGAGGCTAGTGTCTGCTACACACACATGACAGTCA
Proteins encoded in this window:
- the LOC123745979 gene encoding shematrin-like protein 2, with translation MGDGGWGHVYIYIPAQAHTRHTQPDQSFEMKLTPFLLVLLLGVSAVLASPAPHKFKKGGFGGGGFAYAPVKVIPVHYPVYGGYGGYGGGYGGGYGGGYGGGFGGGYGGGFGGGYGGGFGGGYGGGFGHGGFGGGGLYGGGHYGGYGYGK